Proteins encoded in a region of the Paenibacillus pedocola genome:
- a CDS encoding HPr family phosphocarrier protein, giving the protein MQKTFKIIDEDGIHARPATALVNTATKFKGTEAFAEAKGKKVTLKSILGVLSLGLEAGDTLSLITEGSEEAEALSALQEVMIKEGLGEIHE; this is encoded by the coding sequence ATGCAAAAAACTTTCAAAATTATTGACGAAGATGGAATTCATGCACGTCCAGCAACTGCCCTGGTAAATACAGCTACTAAATTTAAAGGTACAGAAGCTTTTGCAGAAGCAAAAGGTAAAAAAGTAACTCTGAAATCCATTCTCGGTGTATTGTCCCTGGGTCTTGAAGCAGGTGACACCCTCAGCCTGATCACTGAAGGCAGCGAGGAAGCCGAAGCACTCAGCGCATTGCAAGAAGTGATGATCAAAGAAGGGCTGGGAGAGATTCATGAGTAA
- the ptsP gene encoding phosphoenolpyruvate--protein phosphotransferase, translated as MSKISGIAASAGIAVARAFILEHPDYTITKTAVSDVEAELAKLQDALEKSKGELQAIKERTLAELGEKKAEIFESHLLILEDPELISPVMDKIREEAVNADYALNEVATQFVEMFENMKSAYLQERAADMRDVTKRVLNHLLGIHYVSPAEINEEVIVIALDLTPSDTAQLNRKFVKGFTTNIGGRTSHSAIMARSLEIPAVVGTKNVLSLVKAGDLVIVDGLSGDVLINPSDAEVAEYKAKQEAYDLQIAEWKKLRDEATVSADGKHVELAANIGTPNDVTGVIENGGEGVGLYRTEFLYMGRDKLPSEEVQYNAYRTVLENMNGKPVVVRTLDIGGDKELPYLELPKEMNPFLGFRAIRLCLDRQDIFRTQLRALLRASAHGDLRIMFPMIATLGEFRAARDLLLEEKAKLREEGKEVSDSIQLGIMVEIPSTAVLADQFAKEVDFFSIGTNDLIQYTMAADRMNEQVSYLYQPYNPAILRLVKIVIDAAHAEGKWTGMCGEMAGDSTAIPLLLGLGLDEFSMSATSILPARSQISKLSAADMKEMAAKALQLGTAEEVAALVQSSVQ; from the coding sequence ATGAGTAAAATTTCAGGAATCGCGGCTTCAGCAGGTATTGCAGTAGCCCGTGCATTTATCCTGGAACATCCGGATTATACGATTACGAAGACTGCGGTAAGCGATGTGGAAGCCGAACTGGCCAAACTGCAGGACGCCCTGGAGAAATCGAAGGGCGAGCTGCAGGCCATTAAGGAACGTACACTTGCTGAGCTTGGCGAGAAGAAAGCGGAGATTTTTGAATCTCACCTGCTGATTCTTGAAGACCCTGAGCTGATCAGCCCCGTAATGGATAAAATCCGTGAAGAAGCGGTTAATGCAGACTACGCTTTGAATGAAGTAGCTACACAATTCGTAGAAATGTTTGAGAATATGAAAAGCGCGTACCTGCAGGAACGCGCCGCCGACATGCGCGATGTAACCAAGCGTGTGTTGAACCATCTGCTCGGTATTCATTACGTGAGCCCTGCAGAGATTAATGAAGAAGTTATCGTTATTGCGCTGGATCTGACTCCATCTGATACAGCACAGCTGAACCGCAAATTCGTTAAAGGTTTCACAACGAATATCGGCGGACGTACTTCCCACTCGGCGATTATGGCCCGTTCTTTGGAAATTCCGGCAGTTGTCGGCACCAAAAATGTACTGTCCTTGGTTAAAGCAGGCGATCTGGTTATTGTCGACGGTTTGAGCGGCGATGTCTTGATTAACCCTAGCGATGCTGAAGTGGCAGAGTATAAAGCGAAGCAGGAAGCATACGATCTGCAGATTGCAGAGTGGAAGAAGCTCCGCGATGAAGCAACCGTATCTGCTGACGGCAAGCATGTAGAGCTGGCTGCCAATATTGGTACTCCTAATGATGTGACAGGTGTAATTGAGAATGGCGGCGAGGGCGTAGGCCTGTATCGTACGGAATTCCTTTACATGGGCCGCGATAAGCTGCCTTCTGAAGAAGTTCAATACAACGCTTACCGTACTGTACTCGAGAACATGAACGGCAAACCGGTTGTTGTGCGCACACTGGATATCGGCGGCGACAAGGAGCTGCCTTATCTGGAGCTTCCGAAGGAAATGAACCCGTTCCTCGGCTTCCGCGCTATCCGCCTGTGTCTGGACCGTCAGGATATTTTCCGCACCCAGCTGCGCGCTTTGCTGAGAGCAAGTGCCCACGGCGATCTGCGGATTATGTTCCCGATGATTGCCACACTGGGTGAATTCCGTGCAGCCCGCGATCTCCTGCTTGAGGAAAAAGCGAAGCTGCGTGAAGAAGGCAAGGAAGTCTCCGACAGCATCCAGCTCGGCATCATGGTAGAGATTCCTTCTACCGCTGTGCTGGCTGACCAATTCGCCAAGGAAGTTGATTTCTTCAGTATCGGAACAAATGACCTTATTCAATATACAATGGCTGCCGACCGTATGAATGAACAGGTATCGTACCTGTACCAGCCATACAACCCGGCGATCCTGCGTCTGGTCAAAATCGTGATCGACGCGGCGCATGCTGAGGGCAAATGGACCGGCATGTGCGGTGAAATGGCCGGTGACTCCACCGCGATTCCACTGCTGCTTGGACTGGGTCTTGATGAATTCAGCATGAGCGCTACTTCCATCCTGCCGGCACGCAGCCAGATTTCCAAGCTGTCCGCTGCGGACATGAAGGAAATGGCGGCTAAGGCGCTGCAGCTCGGCACTGCCGAGGAAGTTGCTGCACTTGTGCAGAGCAGCGTACAGTAA
- the pulA gene encoding type I pullulanase — MSSNYINAETELETYEGNDLGLTYTAAYSQFKVWVPSAFTVSLVLYETGGNGSANSFLNSRDSGRIIPMQREAGGVWQARLSGNLKGKYYMYRAVFEDGTMREAADPYATAVSANGVRSAIVDLRDTDPAAWDGDKSPQLQHPADAVIYELHVRDFSAHESSGMLYKGKFKAFTETGLTDKDGNALGIDHLAELGITHVHLLPVFDFQTVDELKAAGEASRAEYHTEYNWGYDPQHYNVPEGSYSTNPNDPGTRIREFKEMVQALHSKGIAVIMDVVYNHTYSVEKGPFEPLIPDYFYRHDYLGRLSNGSGVGNEIATERPMVRKYIKDSLAYWASEYHIDGFRFDLMGLIDSVTIREITEELRLNINPNLLIYGEPWTGGDSPLAAKTLKGVQRGKGYAVFNDNFRSAIKGDSDGWGKGFVTGEYGKEGAVASGIKGAIHEFTDSPVETVNYVTAHDNLNLWDKVLASQGLRQAANLPELDNGRLRGGGDVEAAVHAANPYFGIDQHNILGNETVRRSLLANGLILTSQGIPFLHAGDEILRSKYGDHNSYRSPDAINAIRWENKQTFMPVFQYYKGLIELRRTHPAFRLHGRQEIERSVEFLRCDSGVVAYLLKDNAGGDVWNNIVVIFNANPEPVTQSLPDAADCWNVVVDHTYAGTEAFRIVTGHEVQLEGLSMMVLYDGYGEPAPRAKIIEVHYDRPDGDYRGWNLWVWGTGIQDGQCDFRQMENGRAVARIEVVPGTESVGYILRLNDWEEKEAGGDRFIDCSGSEELIKVLVKDREQLDGGDADGPLQLTS; from the coding sequence ATGAGCAGCAATTATATAAATGCAGAGACCGAATTAGAAACCTATGAAGGCAATGACCTTGGATTGACCTATACCGCAGCATACAGCCAGTTCAAAGTATGGGTACCGTCGGCCTTTACCGTATCGCTTGTGTTGTATGAAACCGGAGGGAACGGCAGTGCCAACTCATTCCTTAATAGCAGGGATAGCGGAAGGATCATTCCTATGCAGCGTGAGGCTGGCGGTGTTTGGCAGGCACGGCTTTCCGGTAATCTGAAGGGCAAATATTATATGTACCGCGCCGTATTTGAAGATGGAACGATGCGCGAAGCCGCCGATCCTTATGCAACCGCTGTTTCTGCGAATGGCGTACGTTCAGCGATTGTAGATCTGCGGGATACCGACCCGGCGGCTTGGGACGGGGATAAGTCTCCGCAGCTGCAGCACCCTGCCGATGCTGTAATCTATGAGCTGCATGTGCGGGATTTCTCGGCCCATGAGAGCTCCGGCATGCTGTACAAAGGCAAATTTAAGGCGTTTACCGAAACTGGTCTTACGGACAAGGACGGAAATGCGCTGGGAATAGACCATTTAGCTGAACTCGGAATTACTCATGTGCATTTGCTGCCGGTATTTGATTTTCAGACTGTGGATGAACTGAAGGCTGCCGGTGAGGCCTCCCGTGCGGAGTATCACACGGAGTATAACTGGGGTTATGACCCGCAGCATTATAACGTTCCGGAGGGCTCTTACAGCACGAATCCGAATGATCCGGGGACCCGCATCCGCGAGTTTAAGGAAATGGTGCAGGCGCTGCACAGCAAAGGGATCGCTGTGATTATGGATGTCGTGTATAACCATACCTATTCGGTGGAAAAGGGGCCATTTGAGCCGCTGATCCCTGATTATTTCTACCGGCATGATTATTTAGGCAGATTGTCCAACGGTTCCGGCGTAGGCAATGAAATTGCCACGGAGCGGCCGATGGTCCGCAAATATATCAAGGATTCCCTGGCTTACTGGGCCTCTGAGTATCATATTGACGGGTTCCGCTTCGATCTGATGGGTCTGATAGACAGTGTAACGATCCGCGAGATCACAGAGGAATTACGGCTTAATATCAATCCGAACCTGCTGATTTACGGGGAACCCTGGACAGGCGGAGATTCGCCGCTGGCTGCCAAGACCCTCAAAGGTGTGCAGCGCGGCAAAGGTTATGCTGTATTTAACGATAATTTCCGTTCGGCGATCAAAGGTGACAGTGACGGATGGGGCAAAGGATTTGTAACCGGTGAATACGGCAAGGAAGGTGCGGTGGCATCTGGAATTAAAGGCGCCATCCATGAATTCACCGACTCGCCGGTGGAGACGGTCAATTATGTGACCGCTCATGATAATTTAAATCTCTGGGATAAGGTGCTTGCGTCGCAGGGCTTACGGCAGGCGGCTAATCTGCCGGAGCTGGACAACGGAAGGCTGAGAGGCGGCGGAGACGTTGAAGCGGCAGTCCATGCAGCTAACCCGTATTTCGGTATCGATCAGCACAATATTTTAGGCAATGAGACCGTCCGCCGTTCCTTGCTGGCCAATGGTCTGATTCTGACCTCGCAGGGCATTCCTTTTCTGCATGCCGGTGATGAAATTCTGCGCAGTAAATACGGTGATCATAACAGCTACCGCAGCCCTGATGCCATCAATGCCATACGCTGGGAGAATAAACAGACATTTATGCCTGTCTTCCAGTATTACAAGGGTCTGATTGAGCTGCGCCGCACGCACCCTGCCTTCCGCCTGCATGGACGCCAGGAAATCGAACGCTCGGTGGAATTCCTCCGCTGTGATAGCGGTGTAGTTGCATATCTGCTGAAGGATAATGCGGGCGGTGACGTGTGGAACAACATTGTAGTTATATTTAATGCCAATCCGGAGCCGGTAACGCAGAGTCTTCCTGACGCAGCGGACTGCTGGAACGTAGTAGTAGACCATACCTACGCAGGAACAGAGGCGTTCCGCATCGTTACAGGTCATGAAGTGCAGCTGGAAGGGCTGTCCATGATGGTGCTGTATGATGGATACGGTGAGCCCGCACCAAGAGCCAAGATCATTGAGGTACATTATGACCGTCCGGACGGCGATTACAGAGGCTGGAATCTTTGGGTTTGGGGGACAGGTATCCAGGATGGTCAATGTGATTTCCGGCAAATGGAGAATGGACGCGCAGTAGCAAGGATTGAGGTGGTTCCGGGTACGGAATCAGTCGGCTATATTTTGCGGCTTAATGATTGGGAAGAGAAGGAAGCTGGCGGTGACCGGTTCATTGATTGCTCCGGCAGCGAAGAGCTGATTAAGGTTCTGGTGAAGGACCGGGAGCAGCTGGATGGCGGCGATGCGGATGGACCGCTGCAGCTGACCAGTTAA